In Bernardetia sp., the following proteins share a genomic window:
- a CDS encoding leucine-rich repeat domain-containing protein yields the protein MNNQFIYFKNRLDSHSKKSMEDISAKIEKAKTAQSKLLSLPKEGLSEIPNEVFELTHLTNLNLRGNKIEYISAEFSKLQNLKVLYLDGNQIQYIDPKFFDLQNIEVLNLDGNQINFLPKEIENLKKLKRLYISENRLKILPKSIGKLITLEHLFGHGNLISELPQEIGLLTSLKHLNFFNNEIKHLDIDLSKLESLEYLQLGFNKISKISPSIGNLKDLERLSFFDNQLSELPNEISRLEKLKLLNVSYNKLKTLRLDLDSMKNLAELHIFKNDIASFSSLDIPILCSRPPYFSSRYRLLIDQNQEKQLEEVRELIETHKIGVVDLETKKMPERHYKQIPHELSDKYGLIDPRMERFYKRIREQRKNL from the coding sequence ATGAATAATCAATTCATATATTTTAAAAATAGATTGGATAGTCATAGCAAAAAGTCAATGGAAGATATTTCTGCAAAAATAGAGAAGGCAAAAACAGCTCAATCTAAATTACTGAGTTTGCCAAAAGAAGGGTTAAGCGAAATACCTAATGAAGTTTTCGAACTTACTCATCTTACAAATCTCAATCTGCGAGGAAATAAAATTGAATATATCTCTGCTGAATTTTCTAAACTACAAAATTTGAAAGTGTTGTATTTGGACGGAAACCAAATACAATATATTGACCCAAAATTTTTTGATTTACAAAATATTGAAGTTCTAAATCTTGATGGTAATCAAATCAATTTCTTGCCTAAAGAAATTGAAAACTTGAAGAAGCTAAAACGATTATACATTTCAGAAAATAGATTGAAAATATTACCAAAGTCAATCGGAAAACTCATAACACTAGAACATTTATTTGGTCATGGAAACTTGATTAGTGAATTGCCACAAGAAATAGGGTTATTGACTAGTTTGAAACACTTAAATTTTTTCAATAATGAAATTAAACATCTTGATATTGACCTTAGTAAACTGGAATCACTAGAATATCTTCAGTTAGGTTTCAACAAGATTAGTAAAATATCTCCTTCTATTGGCAATTTGAAAGACTTGGAACGTTTATCTTTTTTTGATAATCAACTTTCAGAGTTACCCAATGAAATTTCTAGACTTGAAAAACTAAAACTTCTGAATGTATCTTACAATAAGTTGAAAACACTTCGACTTGATTTAGATTCAATGAAGAATTTAGCAGAGCTACATATTTTTAAAAATGACATAGCTTCTTTTAGCTCATTAGATATTCCGATACTCTGCTCTAGACCTCCTTATTTTAGCTCTCGTTACAGACTTTTGATTGACCAAAATCAAGAAAAACAACTTGAAGAAGTTAGAGAATTAATTGAAACTCACAAAATTGGAGTAGTAGATTTGGAAACTAAAAAAATGCCTGAAAGACATTACAAGCAAATTCCCCATGAACTCTCAGATAAATATGGTTTGATTGACCCAAGAATGGAGAGATTTTATAAGAGAATTAGAGAGCAAAGAAAAAATTTATAA
- a CDS encoding mCpol domain-containing protein: MIYVTVDGDDIGNQLAQAFLNNDEDKLIQLDDDLQKAVAKLKEEMIKQGFELLACGADGITGKKETANFELTMANIRKSVLPFTFSAGAGNSLAEAFMALKYAKSKQKNRLCFWDGKTFQIFS; the protein is encoded by the coding sequence ATGATTTATGTAACTGTAGATGGCGACGATATAGGCAACCAACTAGCACAGGCTTTTCTTAATAATGATGAAGATAAACTCATTCAGTTAGATGATGATTTACAAAAAGCAGTTGCCAAGCTCAAAGAAGAAATGATAAAACAAGGCTTTGAACTATTAGCTTGTGGCGCAGACGGAATTACTGGAAAAAAGGAAACTGCAAACTTTGAGCTTACGATGGCTAATATCAGAAAATCTGTGTTGCCCTTTACATTTTCAGCAGGAGCAGGAAACTCTTTAGCAGAGGCTTTTATGGCATTGAAATATGCTAAATCAAAACAAAAAAACCGTCTTTGTTTTTGGGATGGTAAAACGTTTCAGATTTTTAGCTAA